One segment of Arcanobacterium phocae DNA contains the following:
- a CDS encoding DUF3021 family protein, giving the protein MSVKNQVAHVLIGSLCAIGIGALGELGFALVFGQPYTPGVSSFLQQFDDDVTALLVERFGYAGLGAIGVAGYLAVANRPWSLLRVTTVHALVMMAAGAIVGWILHWWTTWSAVLGFLVLLASAYVLAWIGYLMVMNLKVSRANTRLSTLFSLPRTLLFFEPNHPIMSATDFTNELIAYKQREQPDLFILSGGMEPLVEFGGQRYRAMLEHPRMVSTTWPIFTALTFITWGSIGGYKFVYFHPVDDSNSTTV; this is encoded by the coding sequence ATGTCCGTCAAAAATCAGGTGGCACATGTATTGATCGGTAGCCTTTGCGCGATAGGAATCGGCGCACTAGGTGAGCTTGGGTTCGCGTTGGTCTTTGGCCAGCCTTATACCCCTGGAGTTTCTAGCTTTTTACAACAATTTGACGACGACGTTACGGCGCTGCTCGTAGAACGATTCGGGTATGCCGGATTGGGCGCTATCGGGGTTGCTGGCTATCTGGCAGTAGCTAATCGGCCATGGTCCTTGCTACGTGTTACCACGGTGCATGCGCTGGTGATGATGGCTGCTGGCGCTATCGTTGGATGGATTTTGCACTGGTGGACAACATGGTCTGCTGTGCTCGGTTTTCTGGTTCTGCTCGCTTCTGCCTACGTATTGGCGTGGATCGGGTATCTCATGGTGATGAACCTAAAGGTATCGCGAGCTAACACTCGTCTGAGTACGTTGTTCTCGCTTCCGCGTACGCTACTGTTTTTCGAACCGAACCATCCGATTATGTCGGCGACGGATTTCACGAATGAGCTCATTGCCTATAAGCAACGCGAACAACCAGATTTGTTTATCCTCAGTGGCGGTATGGAACCACTGGTTGAGTTTGGTGGCCAGCGTTATCGAGCTATGCTCGAACATCCGCGAATGGTTTCGACGACGTGGCCGATCTTCACGGCCTTAACGTTTATCACCTGGGGCTCCATTGGCGGATACAAATTCGTGTATTTCCACCCGGTTGACGATAGTAATTCGACGACGGTGTAG
- a CDS encoding SulP family inorganic anion transporter yields the protein MSFTPKGRDLSLRFSTVIRHLHSLLPTKDDYLHPSIKQDIIAGITVGIVALPLALAFGVSSGVGAAAGLVTAIVAGLIAAIFGGSHVQVSGPTGAMVVILAPIVAEHGANSIMLLSLMAGGIVLALGLLGLGRAISLIPWSVVEGFTLGIATLIALQQVPLAMGTKIPAGVKSLRGAFLAVVDADWAVSLFTLGIVGMTMLIIIGSSRISPTFPASLVAVIVVSLIAYIGDFNVPTIGTLPDSLPAPRLPLVRLDLLIELAPAACAVALLAAIESLLSARVAAGMPGQGSYAPDRELVGQGLASIGSGMFGGMPATGAIARTAVNVKSGATSRLSAITHSILLTGIVYFAAGLVSHIPLSALAGVLFVTAVRMVSFATIRQVTGSTRGDRLVFWATAFVTIVFDLVAAIAFGVVIAILWAMYQLSRLSGVVQLTLPGEKMKNDERIVYFRLDGSMFFGAAERIVTELSKVPQSVEVVILSMSHVGILDASGAKHLAEVLIELNERGITTMIKGLRPEHVRAAQNVGVIASLASPGYLFDSIDDATNAARELIAQHIAQEQGNDSEKFNLSPLPHC from the coding sequence GTGTCATTCACTCCCAAAGGTCGTGATCTTTCGTTGCGTTTTTCTACCGTCATTCGACATTTACATTCTCTGCTACCTACGAAAGATGACTACCTCCACCCGAGTATCAAACAAGATATTATCGCCGGAATAACCGTTGGTATTGTCGCACTACCCCTCGCCCTCGCATTCGGAGTTTCCTCTGGAGTGGGAGCAGCTGCCGGACTTGTCACCGCAATCGTAGCTGGGCTGATTGCTGCGATCTTCGGTGGATCACATGTTCAAGTTTCTGGGCCAACCGGTGCCATGGTTGTCATTTTGGCTCCGATTGTTGCCGAACATGGCGCAAATTCCATCATGCTTCTTTCCCTGATGGCTGGCGGCATAGTTTTAGCTCTGGGTCTGTTAGGGCTCGGCCGCGCTATTTCGCTTATTCCCTGGTCCGTGGTCGAAGGTTTCACTTTAGGCATCGCTACGCTCATCGCCTTACAACAAGTACCTCTGGCGATGGGCACAAAAATTCCAGCCGGTGTCAAATCACTTCGCGGCGCTTTTCTCGCCGTCGTTGACGCCGACTGGGCAGTATCATTGTTTACTCTCGGAATTGTTGGGATGACGATGCTTATCATTATCGGTTCTTCGCGGATCTCTCCGACGTTCCCCGCTTCTTTAGTAGCAGTCATCGTCGTCTCTCTGATCGCCTACATCGGAGACTTTAACGTACCGACGATCGGCACCCTACCAGATTCGCTACCTGCGCCCCGACTGCCACTGGTTCGTTTGGATCTGCTCATAGAGCTTGCACCAGCCGCGTGCGCAGTTGCCCTTTTGGCTGCCATCGAATCATTACTTTCGGCGCGTGTGGCTGCTGGAATGCCAGGTCAAGGTTCTTATGCTCCTGACCGCGAACTGGTGGGCCAAGGATTGGCATCTATCGGGTCTGGAATGTTTGGGGGTATGCCAGCAACCGGAGCTATCGCACGTACCGCTGTTAATGTGAAATCTGGAGCAACTAGCCGGTTATCTGCGATTACTCACTCAATTCTCCTCACCGGTATTGTTTACTTCGCAGCTGGTTTAGTTAGCCATATCCCTTTATCTGCCTTAGCTGGGGTCTTGTTTGTTACCGCAGTGCGCATGGTATCTTTCGCAACGATTCGCCAAGTTACCGGCTCAACTCGAGGAGATCGGCTTGTCTTCTGGGCAACGGCATTCGTCACTATAGTTTTCGATCTCGTTGCGGCTATCGCGTTCGGCGTCGTTATCGCTATTCTGTGGGCGATGTACCAGCTATCGCGGTTATCTGGCGTTGTTCAATTGACGTTACCAGGTGAGAAAATGAAGAACGACGAACGAATCGTCTATTTCCGTCTTGATGGTTCGATGTTCTTTGGCGCCGCCGAGCGCATTGTTACTGAGTTATCTAAGGTTCCTCAATCAGTTGAGGTGGTTATCTTATCTATGTCTCACGTTGGTATTTTGGATGCTTCTGGCGCTAAGCACCTTGCCGAAGTACTTATCGAACTTAACGAACGCGGTATCACAACGATGATCAAGGGCTTACGCCCTGAGCACGTCCGGGCTGCACAAAATGTGGGTGTGATTGCTTCGCTCGCGTCTCCAGGCTATTTGTTTGACTCGATCGACGACGCGACGAACGCTGCACGCGAGCTTATCGCACAGCACATTGCTCAGGAACAAGGCAACGACTCTGAGAAGTTCAATCTCAGCCCTCTTCCGCATTGCTAG
- a CDS encoding fluoride efflux transporter FluC — MTAVRTSALVFCGGLAGVFLRWSLIQVFPMSGSWAVYLINAFGSFLLGCLYGYSERYTGAWLTTAEGRLFFGTGLLGGFTTYSTFAVDVVQIGETAPIAGLIFASSQLILGAGLALCGLWLGNRRRHV, encoded by the coding sequence ATGACCGCTGTTCGTACCTCGGCTTTAGTCTTCTGCGGCGGTTTGGCTGGGGTGTTCTTGCGCTGGTCTCTTATTCAGGTTTTTCCGATGTCAGGATCGTGGGCTGTCTATCTGATTAACGCCTTTGGTAGTTTTTTGCTTGGTTGCCTTTACGGATACAGTGAGCGGTACACCGGGGCGTGGTTGACGACGGCGGAGGGCCGGCTTTTCTTTGGAACTGGCCTGCTAGGTGGGTTTACGACGTATTCTACATTTGCGGTAGACGTTGTCCAGATAGGCGAAACGGCCCCGATAGCTGGCCTTATTTTTGCTAGTAGCCAGTTAATCCTAGGCGCCGGCTTAGCGCTATGTGGGCTGTGGCTGGGAAACCGGAGGCGGCACGTATGA
- a CDS encoding ABC transporter permease/substrate-binding protein: protein MACIIGISFGVGAAERKQASGIVMGTANFVYTIPSISMLGFLIPLSGIGNTTAIIALTIYGLLPMVRATYTGLTNVDPLLVEAARGMGSTPRQLLWKIKMPLALPVIISGLRNMVVMTIALAGIASFVGAGGLGVAIYRGITLNNTAMTVAGSLLIAILALASDALIGVFAKLLAPGAKRNRFAVGALGTTFVAALLVPLVVVAFQASGTTIHIATKPMTEQYIMGEIMKQKIEAETDLKVQVTQGVGGGTSNIQPGMEKGDFDIYPEYTGTGWAAVLKNDGNYSQTDFSQLNQQYQSDYDMEWITSYGFQNTYGIAVPDELAKQYNLKTIADLAPIADQLVFGAEPDFFERLDGYKGLTSAYRIEFASTKDIDVGLKYDAMKSRQIQAMPIFTTDGQLAGSGLTVLHDNLGYYPAYDCMNVVRSEILRQYPQVREILESLDGTIDEETMISMNSRVENEGATPAEVAADFLAQLEQTKGAAK from the coding sequence ATGGCGTGCATCATTGGAATCAGCTTCGGTGTTGGTGCAGCGGAGCGTAAACAAGCCAGCGGAATAGTGATGGGCACAGCGAATTTCGTTTACACCATCCCGTCGATTTCGATGCTCGGCTTCCTTATACCATTGTCTGGAATTGGTAATACCACCGCCATTATTGCATTGACTATTTACGGTCTACTTCCAATGGTTCGAGCAACCTACACCGGTCTAACGAACGTAGATCCATTGCTTGTCGAAGCCGCCCGTGGAATGGGTTCGACTCCTCGGCAGTTGCTATGGAAAATTAAAATGCCGTTAGCTCTGCCCGTGATCATTTCAGGATTGAGGAATATGGTTGTTATGACCATAGCGCTCGCGGGTATCGCCTCATTTGTTGGAGCTGGTGGTCTTGGTGTGGCGATCTACCGTGGAATTACCCTCAATAATACTGCGATGACGGTGGCGGGCAGTTTACTTATCGCTATCTTAGCCCTCGCCTCAGACGCTTTAATTGGTGTGTTTGCGAAACTTCTCGCGCCAGGTGCTAAGCGCAACCGCTTTGCCGTCGGTGCTCTGGGCACCACGTTCGTAGCTGCTCTTCTTGTGCCGCTCGTTGTCGTAGCTTTTCAAGCAAGTGGGACTACTATTCACATCGCAACTAAGCCGATGACTGAGCAGTACATCATGGGCGAGATCATGAAACAAAAGATTGAGGCTGAGACTGACCTGAAGGTGCAAGTCACCCAGGGTGTTGGCGGTGGAACCTCCAATATCCAACCCGGTATGGAAAAGGGAGATTTTGATATCTATCCCGAATACACCGGAACTGGATGGGCTGCAGTGTTAAAGAACGATGGAAACTATTCTCAAACTGATTTCTCGCAGCTAAACCAGCAGTACCAAAGCGATTATGACATGGAGTGGATCACTTCATATGGGTTCCAAAATACCTACGGAATAGCTGTTCCCGATGAACTCGCCAAGCAGTACAACCTGAAAACTATTGCCGATCTTGCACCGATCGCCGACCAGTTAGTGTTCGGGGCAGAACCTGATTTCTTTGAGCGGCTCGACGGATACAAAGGCTTGACCTCGGCATACCGAATCGAATTCGCTAGTACAAAAGATATCGATGTTGGTTTGAAGTACGATGCTATGAAGAGCCGGCAGATTCAGGCGATGCCAATTTTCACCACCGACGGTCAATTGGCTGGTTCTGGTCTCACCGTATTGCACGATAATCTCGGTTACTACCCAGCCTATGATTGCATGAACGTTGTTCGCAGCGAGATCTTGCGTCAGTATCCGCAAGTGCGTGAGATTCTCGAGAGCCTCGATGGGACGATCGACGAAGAAACCATGATTTCCATGAACTCACGGGTTGAGAACGAAGGCGCTACCCCTGCTGAGGTAGCAGCCGACTTCCTCGCCCAGTTAGAGCAGACGAAAGGTGCCGCAAAATGA
- a CDS encoding GntR family transcriptional regulator, producing the protein MESEPHIIVIDNSQNALPPYKQIRSQVASMIVAGHLSSGHVLPTIRDLARDLRLAPGTITRAYKELEAEGLVVMAGRRGTMVAETIPENIRVPDEIDQKARDIIEVAKELDFPIERLAAHLRLLARQT; encoded by the coding sequence ATGGAATCTGAACCTCACATAATTGTGATTGACAACAGTCAAAATGCTTTACCGCCTTATAAACAGATTCGCTCGCAGGTAGCATCGATGATTGTGGCAGGGCATCTGTCTTCAGGGCATGTGCTACCAACTATTCGCGATTTGGCTCGTGACTTACGATTAGCTCCAGGAACTATCACGCGTGCTTATAAAGAGCTGGAAGCTGAAGGATTGGTCGTGATGGCTGGTCGACGTGGCACGATGGTAGCTGAAACAATCCCTGAAAATATAAGAGTGCCAGACGAAATAGACCAGAAAGCGCGCGATATTATAGAGGTTGCAAAAGAGCTGGATTTTCCTATTGAGCGGTTAGCTGCACACTTGCGGTTGTTGGCTAGACAAACGTAA
- a CDS encoding LytTR family DNA-binding domain-containing protein has protein sequence MKFSLTIDRSLDEGCVDVTTPVIDDTVRAIEHLAASSVAQGRHILAWENNEVHLLDTSDCLAFYTQNKAVWVHTLTSDFVVKMRLYELENTLPTTEFARISHSEIVNISAIAKLDLSLNGTLSVVLKDGTRLYVSRRQLSAFKRKIGM, from the coding sequence ATGAAGTTTTCCCTCACTATTGATCGGAGTCTAGACGAAGGCTGTGTTGATGTCACAACCCCAGTTATTGACGATACAGTACGAGCCATTGAGCACTTGGCAGCGAGTTCAGTTGCGCAGGGGCGCCATATCTTGGCGTGGGAGAACAATGAGGTGCACTTGCTCGATACTTCTGATTGTTTGGCGTTCTACACCCAAAATAAGGCGGTGTGGGTGCATACTCTCACCTCTGATTTCGTGGTGAAGATGCGTTTATATGAACTGGAGAATACCCTGCCAACAACTGAGTTTGCTCGCATCTCTCACTCTGAGATCGTCAATATTTCAGCCATCGCTAAACTCGATCTTTCATTGAACGGCACGCTGAGCGTTGTGTTGAAAGATGGTACGCGTTTATATGTTTCGCGCCGGCAGTTATCCGCTTTCAAACGAAAGATAGGTATGTGA
- a CDS encoding ATP-binding cassette domain-containing protein, whose translation MTAQPSNEGNEIIISFDDVKKSYGDKTIIESLSLTVKRGEFLTILGESGSGKSTLLKMINGLVTPDSGTIMVAGTKVATPAPDTTELVKLRRRIGYAVQGSILFPHLSVAQNIGYVPKISGASKEEIKADIERASKIAGLDAELLDRMPDQLSGGQAQRVGIARSIAGRPELLLMDEPFGAVDEITRRALQDEIVDIVQREGLTCLFVTHDTTEALKLGSKVLVLKDGDIEQYDTPDQIANHGATEYVRTLINHQPA comes from the coding sequence ATGACAGCGCAGCCATCCAATGAAGGCAACGAAATCATCATTAGCTTCGACGATGTAAAAAAATCATACGGCGATAAAACCATCATCGAATCGCTGTCCCTTACTGTGAAGCGAGGGGAGTTCTTAACGATTCTAGGTGAATCGGGCAGTGGCAAATCTACGCTTTTGAAAATGATTAACGGGCTTGTCACCCCTGATAGTGGCACTATCATGGTGGCTGGTACCAAGGTTGCAACTCCGGCTCCAGATACTACTGAACTGGTTAAATTGCGTCGCCGTATCGGATACGCAGTCCAAGGTTCGATACTTTTCCCGCACCTGAGCGTAGCTCAGAATATCGGTTATGTTCCAAAGATTTCCGGCGCATCAAAAGAAGAAATCAAAGCTGACATCGAGCGTGCCTCGAAGATTGCCGGTCTCGATGCAGAGTTATTGGATCGCATGCCTGATCAGCTTTCTGGTGGACAAGCGCAGCGAGTCGGGATTGCTCGATCAATTGCAGGGCGTCCGGAGCTTTTGCTTATGGACGAGCCGTTCGGAGCAGTCGATGAGATCACCCGCCGAGCTTTACAAGACGAGATTGTGGACATTGTTCAACGTGAAGGCCTGACTTGCTTGTTCGTCACCCACGATACGACAGAAGCGCTCAAGCTGGGTTCGAAGGTGTTGGTATTGAAAGACGGTGACATCGAACAGTACGACACTCCGGACCAGATCGCTAACCATGGAGCAACTGAGTACGTGCGCACGCTGATTAACCATCAGCCTGCCTGA
- a CDS encoding DoxX family protein, translating to MKLSTLLSGPATQHNSPWVRRSQTATRIVLGSFMSFAGISHMTFAREEFQAQVPSWVPVDDDLVVLGSGVAEIGLGLSLLLLPKHRQVTGVALAAFYAAIFPGNIGQYVEGIDAFGLDTDGKRLARLFFQPALIGMALWGGGILPTKKK from the coding sequence ATGAAACTATCAACACTACTATCAGGTCCAGCCACTCAGCATAACAGCCCATGGGTGAGAAGATCGCAAACTGCAACGCGCATTGTCCTTGGCTCGTTCATGTCCTTCGCTGGAATCTCTCACATGACTTTTGCGCGGGAGGAATTTCAAGCTCAAGTACCGTCTTGGGTTCCCGTCGACGACGATCTCGTCGTTCTAGGCTCAGGCGTCGCAGAAATCGGACTCGGGTTGTCGCTCCTTCTCTTACCTAAGCATCGGCAAGTTACCGGAGTTGCGTTAGCAGCATTTTATGCAGCAATTTTCCCGGGAAATATTGGTCAGTACGTCGAAGGTATCGACGCATTCGGGCTAGATACTGACGGCAAGCGGTTAGCACGGTTGTTCTTCCAACCAGCATTAATCGGTATGGCATTGTGGGGCGGCGGAATTTTACCCACAAAGAAGAAGTAG
- a CDS encoding diacylglycerol/lipid kinase family protein, which produces MDHSPFLLSGTQDASQRPYIRFILSRGAGKGNAHALAQAIRSCYPHATHSELGGDRRQAGRVTISLTRGPDHVQKLAAEWNEFWGDKGVCYVAGGDGSVNEVVQALAGKDCAFGVIPMGTGNDFARSLYGEDVGYRDALSLISATKNVEFSPIDVLQVNDLYCANVFSLGYDTEVLREAMRVQRRFRALGSSAYGLGVARTLWREKSVPLAFSYHDIAGEHHQIEQACTVFVVGNGRMYGGGYQPLPDALLDDAHADFLYSDSLSLLGIGRLLAKYRDGSHTESPVAHMDEIVDLHVERIDGESLLWNIDGLIYESDAVDIKNIPSAVTLARLVPGVQE; this is translated from the coding sequence ATGGACCACTCACCGTTTTTGTTATCTGGAACGCAAGATGCGAGCCAGCGTCCGTACATTCGTTTTATTCTCAGCAGAGGGGCTGGGAAGGGTAATGCGCATGCTTTGGCTCAAGCAATTCGTTCCTGCTACCCGCACGCAACTCACTCCGAACTGGGTGGGGATCGGCGCCAAGCTGGCAGGGTAACAATCTCGTTGACCCGCGGGCCGGACCATGTCCAAAAACTTGCTGCTGAATGGAACGAGTTTTGGGGCGACAAAGGAGTTTGCTACGTAGCCGGTGGCGACGGATCCGTGAACGAAGTTGTTCAGGCGCTGGCCGGTAAAGATTGCGCGTTCGGTGTGATCCCGATGGGGACCGGTAACGATTTTGCTCGTAGTTTGTACGGCGAAGATGTTGGTTATCGTGACGCATTGTCTCTTATTTCGGCAACGAAGAACGTGGAGTTTTCCCCGATCGACGTGTTGCAGGTCAATGACCTGTACTGTGCAAACGTGTTTTCGCTCGGATATGATACCGAAGTTCTTCGTGAGGCGATGCGTGTGCAGCGGCGTTTCCGGGCTTTAGGGAGCTCAGCTTATGGGCTTGGCGTAGCGCGTACGTTGTGGCGCGAAAAGTCAGTGCCATTGGCGTTTTCGTACCATGATATAGCTGGTGAACACCATCAAATCGAACAAGCATGTACCGTTTTTGTGGTAGGTAACGGGCGCATGTATGGGGGTGGTTATCAGCCGTTGCCAGATGCACTTTTAGACGATGCACACGCTGATTTCTTGTATTCCGACAGTTTGTCATTACTTGGAATTGGGCGTCTTTTAGCTAAATATCGGGATGGATCGCATACCGAGAGCCCGGTTGCACATATGGATGAGATTGTCGATCTACATGTGGAGCGGATCGACGGTGAGTCCCTGCTATGGAACATTGATGGGCTTATTTATGAAAGCGACGCCGTGGATATTAAGAACATTCCTAGTGCCGTGACGCTTGCTCGATTAGTGCCAGGGGTGCAAGAATGA
- a CDS encoding fluoride efflux transporter FluC, with translation MIALIAIAGGLGAVARYWTDTWLKRLGFSGLWSTAVINVIGAVFLGAIISGGFGALISAVLGAGFCGGFTTFSTASVETGRLLLARRAGYAVGYMVAMCVLSVCSVFLGTLLGDLFR, from the coding sequence ATGATTGCTCTAATTGCTATTGCCGGTGGATTGGGTGCAGTGGCACGTTACTGGACAGATACCTGGCTCAAGCGACTGGGGTTTAGCGGGTTGTGGTCAACTGCAGTGATCAATGTTATTGGCGCGGTTTTCCTTGGCGCGATTATTTCTGGTGGCTTTGGAGCGCTGATATCAGCCGTCCTTGGTGCTGGATTTTGCGGTGGATTTACAACTTTTAGTACCGCGAGTGTGGAAACAGGGCGGTTGCTGCTTGCTAGGCGAGCAGGATACGCGGTCGGTTACATGGTAGCCATGTGTGTCTTAAGTGTTTGCAGTGTATTTTTAGGAACACTTTTAGGGGATCTGTTCCGTTAA
- a CDS encoding chloride channel protein, whose translation MKSFTKILGSHRSTLAIIAAVIGAVVGLASVVFHYCIEGWTYLMTGYSDYSAHAGAGHGYLGWGTWFVILAPVISGFIYGPMITKWAPSARGHGIPEVMLAVKRKGGKIPGAVAVVKIIASALTLGGGGSVGREGPIVQVGAALGSSIANKLHLTTRQVILFVGCGSAAGIAATFNAPLAGAVFALELILINFTAETFGMCVISAVASSLVGHIFLEDVPVVAIPYVLRVGNSIDFILIILVGFIAALAGLGFSKILYAVEDLIDAVYHLPEWARPGIGGIAIGVMLYFLPEMYGSGYPIQLDALEGKYAIGFLLLLALMRAIFTATTIGIGGSGGVFAPTLFIGAMVGSAFGQAIAPLTSTSASVFGVIGMGAAFAGAARAPMTGVLIIIEMTGQYSLIMPMMLAVVVATAISRFLTRKTIYTTKLIRRGDILDDPVDHTLVGRVPAAKLMTPVPATVTTSATIREANHVLVRTRGTRIPVTDDDGKYVGCFTALIWAHVSTEGISPDTPLSAIDLDHTHITPEMLPTQVLSSLIDNNASAVVVVNDDETIAGWVTQRDLVRLIHKQQRAALSTIENESSFGSRWLMKHPEGLRPSRIQRTRRQDRKEN comes from the coding sequence ATGAAGTCTTTTACGAAAATCCTGGGCTCCCATCGTTCAACGCTCGCTATCATCGCGGCGGTAATCGGCGCCGTCGTCGGCTTAGCCTCGGTAGTATTCCACTACTGTATCGAGGGCTGGACCTATCTCATGACCGGCTACTCAGACTATTCCGCACATGCGGGTGCTGGCCACGGCTATTTAGGTTGGGGTACATGGTTCGTTATCCTCGCTCCCGTTATCTCCGGATTCATATATGGTCCGATGATCACGAAATGGGCTCCTTCAGCACGCGGTCATGGCATTCCAGAGGTCATGCTCGCGGTGAAACGGAAGGGCGGAAAAATTCCGGGCGCTGTTGCCGTAGTAAAAATTATTGCGTCGGCATTAACTTTAGGCGGCGGTGGCTCAGTTGGCCGTGAAGGCCCAATCGTCCAAGTTGGGGCTGCGTTGGGATCCTCAATCGCCAATAAGTTACATCTGACCACCCGTCAGGTTATCCTCTTTGTTGGTTGCGGGTCAGCCGCTGGTATCGCGGCAACATTCAATGCTCCCCTAGCCGGCGCAGTTTTTGCCTTGGAACTCATTCTCATTAACTTCACTGCCGAGACATTCGGTATGTGCGTGATCTCAGCTGTTGCTTCCTCGCTGGTCGGGCACATTTTCTTAGAAGACGTACCAGTAGTAGCAATCCCCTACGTTTTGCGGGTAGGAAATAGCATCGACTTTATCTTGATTATTCTGGTTGGATTCATTGCGGCACTAGCTGGGCTAGGTTTTTCGAAGATTCTCTATGCGGTAGAAGACTTAATCGACGCCGTCTACCACCTGCCAGAGTGGGCTCGCCCCGGAATTGGCGGTATCGCAATCGGCGTCATGCTCTATTTCTTGCCAGAAATGTATGGCTCAGGATATCCGATTCAGCTCGATGCGCTCGAAGGTAAATACGCTATCGGATTCTTACTCCTTTTGGCACTCATGCGCGCAATTTTCACCGCAACCACCATCGGCATTGGTGGTTCTGGCGGTGTTTTCGCCCCAACTCTTTTCATTGGTGCGATGGTAGGTTCTGCATTCGGCCAAGCAATTGCTCCACTGACTAGCACTTCCGCCTCAGTTTTCGGTGTCATCGGAATGGGAGCGGCATTTGCTGGCGCTGCCCGCGCCCCCATGACTGGCGTTCTCATCATTATCGAAATGACCGGCCAGTATTCATTGATCATGCCGATGATGCTAGCTGTGGTGGTTGCTACCGCCATCAGCCGGTTCTTAACACGTAAGACGATTTACACAACCAAACTTATTCGGCGCGGCGACATTCTCGACGATCCTGTTGACCACACATTGGTTGGGCGCGTCCCAGCCGCAAAGCTCATGACGCCGGTACCTGCTACGGTCACTACTTCGGCAACGATTCGCGAAGCAAACCACGTCTTAGTCCGCACACGCGGAACACGGATACCAGTTACTGACGACGACGGAAAATACGTTGGTTGTTTCACCGCGTTGATCTGGGCGCACGTATCGACCGAGGGAATCTCGCCAGATACGCCGCTGTCCGCCATCGATCTGGACCATACCCATATCACGCCCGAGATGCTCCCGACCCAGGTCCTTTCGTCACTGATCGACAACAACGCCTCCGCCGTCGTCGTCGTCAACGACGACGAAACAATCGCAGGCTGGGTAACCCAACGCGACCTAGTACGCCTGATCCATAAGCAACAGCGTGCTGCGCTGTCTACTATCGAAAACGAATCGTCGTTCGGATCTCGCTGGTTGATGAAGCATCCAGAAGGGTTACGTCCGAGCCGGATTCAGCGTACCCGCCGCCAGGACCGGAAGGAAAACTGA
- a CDS encoding ClbS/DfsB family four-helix bundle protein: protein MARPQTQNELITANNIQFEKLLGILESIPPTCCVTDFPLVFADNGSEAHWQRDKNCKDIIVHLYEWQRLWLEWVDANMAGEKHTFLPSPYTWNNYAGLNEEFKEKHQNTTYREALALLKTTHDDVLARVHTLSNEELFNKKYFSFTGTTSLGSYTVSATSSHYEWAIKKIRTYKNLCNNCKPNPCRYLRDSATSVPSRLNTQLYPSF from the coding sequence ATGGCTAGACCTCAAACTCAAAACGAACTGATTACCGCTAACAACATACAATTCGAAAAGTTGCTAGGAATCTTGGAATCAATACCACCCACATGTTGTGTAACTGATTTTCCGCTCGTCTTCGCAGATAACGGATCAGAAGCCCACTGGCAACGTGACAAGAATTGCAAAGACATCATCGTTCATCTCTACGAATGGCAGCGATTATGGTTGGAGTGGGTAGACGCTAACATGGCTGGAGAAAAACACACGTTCCTCCCCTCCCCATACACCTGGAATAATTATGCCGGATTGAACGAAGAGTTCAAGGAAAAACACCAAAATACTACCTACCGTGAGGCACTCGCACTTTTGAAAACCACACATGACGACGTTCTGGCAAGAGTACACACCTTGAGCAACGAGGAATTATTTAACAAAAAGTATTTTTCTTTTACCGGCACCACGTCTTTGGGCTCTTACACAGTGTCTGCTACAAGCTCTCACTATGAGTGGGCTATTAAGAAAATCCGCACATATAAAAATCTCTGCAATAACTGCAAACCAAACCCCTGTCGTTACCTAAGAGATAGCGCAACTAGTGTTCCAAGTCGTCTAAACACCCAGCTGTACCCCTCGTTCTGA